Part of the Janibacter alkaliphilus genome is shown below.
CACCTGGTGATCAAGGGCGGCATCCTGGACGGGAACGCCCTCACCGCCGAGGACATCGACAAGCTCGCCAAGCTCGAGTCGCGCGAGGTCCTCCTGGCCAAGCTGGCCGGCGCCATGAAGGCGCAGCTCAGCCAGGCCGCCAGCCTCTTCAACGCGCCGCTGTCCCAGACCGCCCGGGTGGTCGAGGCGCTGCGCGCCAAGGTCGAGGAGGAGGGCCCGGCCGAGGCCGCCGCTCCCGCCGCGACCGACGAGGCTCCTGCCGAGGAGGTCCCCGCCGCGGCGGAGACCACCGAGGCCACCGAGACCACCCCCGAGGGTGGCGACGAGGGCTGAGGCCGTCCGGCCCCTGCCCTGACACCGCACGACGCCGCCTTCGGCAGCACGTAGAGAAAGGACGCCCATCATGGCGAAGCTCAGCACCGACGAGCTCCTTGACGCCTTCAAGGAGATGACCCTCATCGAGCTCTCCGAGTTCGTGAAGCAGTTCGAGGAGACCTTCGAGGTCTCCGCCGCCGCCCCGGTCGCCGTGGCCGGCGCCGCGCCCGCCGCCGGTGGCGGCGAGGCCGGTGGCGACGCCGCCGCCGAGCAGGACGAGTTCGACGTCATCCTGGCCGCGGCCGGCGACAAGAAGATCCAGGTCATCAAGGAGGTCCGTGCGCTCACCAGCCTCGGCCTCAAGGAGGCCAAGGACCTCGTCGACGGGGCCCCGAAGCCGATCCTGGAGAAGGTCGACAAGGACGCCGCGGAGAAGGCCAAGGAGGCCCTCGAGGGCGCCGGCGCCACCGTCGAGCTCAAGTGATCCCAGGCCCCGCCACGGGGTCTGCCTGATCTGCCGGAGGGCGGGTCGCACCAGCTGGTGCGGCCCGCCCTTCGTCGTGCCGCGGGAGCTGCGGGCTCAGGCGAGGTCGCGCCAGGGCGCGAGGATCCCCTCGGTGGCCCGGGCGATCATCGGCCGGGCGGTCCACTCCTCGAGCGTGAGCTCGGTGCAGTTGGTGGCGTCCAGCTCGAAGATCGCCTCCATCTGCGCGGCCAGCGCCTCGTCGATGATCTCGACGTTGACCTCGTAGTTGCCGACCAGGCTGAGCCGGTCGATGTTGGCGGTGCCGATGGTCGACCAGCGCCCGTCGATGGTGGCGGTCTTGGCGTGCACCATCGCGTGCTCGTAGCGCAGGATCCGCACCCCGCCCTTGAGCAGCTCGGTGAAGTGGGTCCGGCTGAACCAGTCTGCGAAGACGTGGTTGCTGAAGCGCGGCACGATGATCCGCACGTCCGCCCCGCGCTGGGCCGCCCGCACCAGCGCCCGCCGGAAGGCCTCGTCCGGGATGAGGTACGCCTGGGTGATGGCGATGCTGCGCTCGGCCCGGTCGATCGCCTCGAGGTACATGTTCCGGATCGGGTAGACCAGGTCGACCGGGGTGTTCCGGTGCACCCGCAGGGTCTGGCTCCAGGCGCGGCCGGTCGGCTCGGGCAGCGGGGCCTCGTCGCCGCGGCGGGCGTGCACGTTCCAGTAGTCGATGAAGGCGTTCTCCAGCTCGACGACGAACTCCCCGGTGATCCGGGCGTGCGTGTCCCGCCACTTGGTGGCGTAGAGGCTGCCGATGTTGAAGCCGCCGACGTAGGCGATGTCGCTGTCGACGACGAGCAGCTTGCGGTGGTCGCGGCCGGAGTACCGCGGGTGCAGGAACTTCCATCCACCGGAGACCAGCGGGTGCGCCGCCGCGTGCACGGTCGCCGGGAGCGAGCGCTTGAAGGAGGCCGGAACGACGAGGTTGGCGAAGTCGTCGATGACGACGTAGACCTCCACGCCCCGGGCGTCGGCACGCACCAGCGCGTCCCGGAAGCGCTGGCCCATCTCGTCGCCCTTCCAGATGTAGGTCTCGAGGAAGACCCGGTGCTGCGCGGCCTCGATGTCCTCGAGCATCTGCTCGAAGAGCTCCTCGCCGTACATGAAGACCCGCACCTCGCTGCGGGGGAGGGCCACCGTCTCGGCCGGGCGGTGCGGGAAGGCGCCCTCCGGGCGGTCCTTCTTGCGGATCGAGTCGAAGGTGAACAGCCCTGCGGCCGTGGCGGTCTGGACCGCCAGGGTGCCCATGACCCCGCGGCGGACCAGCCGCCGCATCCGCTGCCGCCGGCGCTGGCGCTCACGGCGCTCGAAGAAGCGGTGCAGGGTGCGGCGTGCAGACATGGCCACACCCTAGGACCTCGTAGGTGACCTCGCGCCGCCGCGGCGCGGGGACGGCCCCGGCGTCCTCTGCGGACCGTCGGGCCCGACCCGCCGGGCTCTCCTGCTTGACCTGGCCCGGATCGTCCTTCATCCTCGTGTCGTCGCAGCAACGGCACATGCCCCGCTGATCGCGGGGACGCCGGTGACCACCGTCAGCCGCCAGGCTTGACCGGGTTGGACAGTCGCGCCTTCATCTACTATGCTAGTGCTTTGCGCTGCCCTTCTCCCGTCCTGAGCCTTTCGTCGTCCGTCCCGACCGCCCTCTTCCGAGGTGCGCACGGACGCCACGGACTGCCCGGAGCGGGCGCATGCGGCGCCGCCCGACCATCCAGGCCCGTGGAAGGAACCATCCTTGGCTGCCTCGCGCACCGCATCCCCGATGTCCACCGCACGGACGGCATCCGGCCGTCTGTCGTTCGCGAAGATCCGTGAGCCCCTCGAGGTCCCCGACCTCCTCGCCCTGCAGACCGAGAGCTTCGACTGGCTGCTCGGCAACGAGCGCTGGCAGGAGCGCGTCGCGGCCGCCCTCGAGGCCGGCCGGGGCGACGTCCCCGAGCGCTCCGGGCTCGAGGAGATCTTCGAGGAGATCAGCCCGATCGAGGACTTCTCGGGGTCCATGTCCCTCTCCTTCCGGGAGAGCCGCTTCGAGGAGCCGAAGTACTCCGTCGACGAGTGCAAGGAGCGCGACCAGACGTACTCGGCGCCGCTCTTCGTCACCGCGGAGTTCATGAACGCCGAGACCGGCGAGATCAAGAGCCAGACGGTCTTCATGGGTGACTTCCCGCTGATGACCGACCGCGGCACCTTCATCATCAACGGCACCGAGCGGGTCGTCGTCTCCCAGCTGGTCCGCAGCCCCGGCGTCTACTTCGAGCGCACCCCGGACAAGACCTCCGACAAGGACGTCTACTCCGCCAAGGTCATCCCCAGCCGGGGTGCCTGGCTGGAGTTCGAGGTCGACAAGCGCGACCAGGTCGGCGTGCGCGTCGACCGCAAGCGCAAGCAGTCGGTCACCGTGCTGCTCAAGGCCCTCGGCATGACCGAGGCCCAGATCCTCGAGGAGTTCGGCGACTACGAGTCGATCCGCTCCACCCTGGAGAAGGACACCGTCGAGGACCAGGACGCGGCGCTGCTGGACATCTACCGCAAGCTGCGCCCGGGCGAGCCGCCGACCCGTGAGGCCGCCCAGAACCTCCTGGACAACCTGTACTTCAACCCCAAGCGCTACGACCTGGCGAAGGTCGGCCGCTACAAGATGAACCGCAAGCTCGGGGTCGAGGTCGACCTCGGCGCCTCGGTGCTCACCCTCGACGACGTCGTGGCCACCCTGAAGTACCTGGTCGCGCTGCACGCCGAGCAGTCCACCCTGCCCGGTCACCGGGACGGCGAGGAGATCGACGTCGTCGTCGAGACCGACGACATCGACCACTTCGGCAACCGTCGCCTGCGCAGCGTCGGCGAGCTCATCCAGAACCAGGTCCGCACCGGCCTGTCCCGGATGGAGCGCGTCGTCCGCGAGCGGATGACCACCCAGGACGTCGAGGCGATCACGCCGCAGACGCTGATCAACATCCGGCCGGTCGTCGCCTCCATCAAGGAGTTCT
Proteins encoded:
- the rplL gene encoding 50S ribosomal protein L7/L12, giving the protein MAKLSTDELLDAFKEMTLIELSEFVKQFEETFEVSAAAPVAVAGAAPAAGGGEAGGDAAAEQDEFDVILAAAGDKKIQVIKEVRALTSLGLKEAKDLVDGAPKPILEKVDKDAAEKAKEALEGAGATVELK
- a CDS encoding phospholipase D-like domain-containing protein, producing the protein MSARRTLHRFFERRERQRRRQRMRRLVRRGVMGTLAVQTATAAGLFTFDSIRKKDRPEGAFPHRPAETVALPRSEVRVFMYGEELFEQMLEDIEAAQHRVFLETYIWKGDEMGQRFRDALVRADARGVEVYVVIDDFANLVVPASFKRSLPATVHAAAHPLVSGGWKFLHPRYSGRDHRKLLVVDSDIAYVGGFNIGSLYATKWRDTHARITGEFVVELENAFIDYWNVHARRGDEAPLPEPTGRAWSQTLRVHRNTPVDLVYPIRNMYLEAIDRAERSIAITQAYLIPDEAFRRALVRAAQRGADVRIIVPRFSNHVFADWFSRTHFTELLKGGVRILRYEHAMVHAKTATIDGRWSTIGTANIDRLSLVGNYEVNVEIIDEALAAQMEAIFELDATNCTELTLEEWTARPMIARATEGILAPWRDLA
- the rplJ gene encoding 50S ribosomal protein L10; its protein translation is MATDEKNAAIAELAEKFRSSSAAVLTEYRGLSVAQLAELRKTLRGNATYSVVKNTLTERAAKEAGVESAFDGQLVGPNAIAFVEGDPVEAAKGLRNFAKDNPHLVIKGGILDGNALTAEDIDKLAKLESREVLLAKLAGAMKAQLSQAASLFNAPLSQTARVVEALRAKVEEEGPAEAAAPAATDEAPAEEVPAAAETTEATETTPEGGDEG